The DNA region TGCTCGGTGACCAGCGGCAAGGGCGCGCCGCTGGTGTTCCACGGCTCGCAGGGCACCATCATGGTCGCCGAGGACAGCGAGTCCTTCCAGAACACCGAGATGGTCGTGATCCCCGATCGCGACTACAAGGACGACTTCATGAAGAAGACCGGGGCCGAGGAACTGCGGATCCCGGTGCAGCCGTTCGTGCGTGGCGAGCACCCGCACATGGACGACTTCCTCGAGGCGATGCGCACGCGGCAGAAGCCGAACCTCGACGCCGACCTGGGCTACAAGGCCATGGCGGCCATCGCCGGCGGCGTCACCGCCTATCGCAAGAACAAGGTCGTCGGCTTCGACGCCAAGTCCGAGAAGCTCACCTAGGCTGACGCCCCGACGGGAAATCCAGCAATTTGAAATTTGAACGTTCAAATTTCAAGAAACCATCTATGTCCGGACCCATCTCGCAGTTCATCGATCGTCACTACCGGCACTTCAACGCGGCCGCCCTGAAGGACGCCGCCGATGCCTACTCGGCGCACCTGGCCTCGGGCGGGTCCATGCTCGTCACCCTCGCCGGCGCCATGAGCACCGCGGAACTCGGCTGCTCGCTGGCCGAGATGATCCGCCAGGGCAAGGTGACCGGCATCTCGTGCACCGGCGCCAACCTCGAGGAGGACGTGTTCAACCTCGTGGCGCACGACTTCTACGAGCGCGTGCCGCACTACCGCGACCTCACCCCGGCCGACGAGCAGGCGTTGCTCGATCGCCACATGAACCGCGTGACCGACACGTGCATCCCCGAGCACGAGGCGATGCGGCGCATCGAGTCGGCCGTGCTCGAGCGCTGGGTGGCGCACGACCAGGCCGGCACGCGCCTGTTCCCGCACCAGTTCATGTACGAGATCCTCCTCAGCGGCGTGCTGAAGGAGAGCTACCAGATCGACCCGAAGGACTCGTGGATGATGGCGGCGGCGGAGCGCAACCTGCCGATGTTCGTCCCGGGCTGGGAGGACTCGACGCTCGGCAACATGTACTCGGGCCACTGCATCTCGGGCGACGTGAAGAACGTCCACACGGTGCGCACCGGCATCGAGTACATGATGAGCCTGGCCGACTGGTACCAGGACCTCGCGCCGCGGTCCTCGATCGGCTTCTTCCAGATCGGCGGCGGCATCGCCGGCGACTTCCCGATCTGCGTCGTGCCGATGCTGCACCAGGACCTGCAGCGTCCCGAGGTGCCGCTCTGGGGCTACTTCTGCCAGATCAGCGACTCCACCACGAGTTACGGCTCGTACTCGGGGGCGGTGCCCAACGAGAAGATCACCTGGGGCAAGCTCGGCATCGACACGCCGAAGTTCATCATCGAGTCGGATGCGACGATCGTCGCGCCGCTGATGTTCGCGCGCATCCTGGGATGGTAGCGGGCGACAAGCGAGGGGCCGCCTGGCCCCTCTTCCTCATCTCCTTCCTCGTCCTGTTCCTCGAGGTCGCGCTCATCCGGTGGATGCCGGCCTACATCCGCCTGCTCGCGTACTTCTCGAACTTCATCCTGCTGGCCAGCTTCCTGGGCATCGGGGTCGGCTGCCTGCTGGCGCCACTGCGCACCAACCTGATGCGCTGGTTCCCGCTCCTGCAGGCTGTCCTGGTGATCGTCGTCGCCGTGGGGCGCATCGACATCGCGGTTCCGCAGACCTCCGAGAGCATCTACTTCTCGAGCGGCACGACCGACGCCGTGGTGCCGGTCGAGGGCACGTGGTTCCTGCCGCTGCTGTGCATCGGCGTCGCCGCGCTGTTCGTCACGCTGGCGCAGCGCCTCGGACGCGAGATGAACGCGCACCCGCCGCTGCGCGCCTACCTGATCAACCTGGCCGGCAGCCTGGCCGGCGTCATCGCATTCGGCACGGTGTCGGCGCTCCAGCTCCCGCCGGTCGCCTGGTTCGGGCTCGGGTTCCTCGCGGCCGTGCCCTTCCTGCTCGAGCAGCCGGCGCGCTGGGCCTGGTCGGGCATCGTCCTGCTCGGCGTGCCGCTCGGCGTGGCGCACCAGCTGTCGGGCGACACGCTGTGGTCGCCGTACTACAAGATCACGGCGCACACCCAGGGCAAGGAGACGGTGGTGGAGGTGAACAACATCTTCCACCAGTCGATGGCCCCGGTCCGCGAGAAGGAATACTTCTACCAGTGGCCGTACACGGTCTTCGGCGACACGTTCGAGGACGTGCTGGTGCTCGGCGCGGGCTCGGGCACCGACGTCGCGTCGGCGCTGCAGCACGGCGCGAAGCGTGTCGACGCCGTCGAGATCGACCCGGTCATCGTGCGGCTCGGCCGGCAGTACCACCCCGAGGGCCCGTACAAGGACCCGCGCGTCACGGTGGTCAACGACGATGCCCGGCACTACCTGCGGACGGCGGAGAAACGATACGACCTGATCGTGTTCGCGCTGATCGACTCGCTGACGCTGCAGTCGTCGTTCTCGGCGGTGCGGCTCGAGAGCTTCATGTTCACCGAGGAGGCCTTCCGGGCCGCGCGTGAGCGCCTGAAGCCGGGCGGGGTACTGGTCGTCTACAACTACTTCCGCGAGAAGTGGCTCGTCGACCGCCTGGCCAACTCGGCGCGCAACGTCTTCGGCGAGGAGCCGAAGGTGCACATCCACAAGGAACACGGCTACCTGGGCGTGATGATCGCCGGGCCCGGCACGCACCGCATCGCGCAGTGGCCGACGCCGCCCGAGAAGGTGGCCGCCTACAACCATCCCGACGTCGTGAGTCCCGGCCTGCCGCTCGACCGCGACGCGTCCATCCGCCCGGCCACCGACGACTGGCCGTTCCTCTACATGCGCGAGCCGCACCTGCCGACGCACTACGCGTGGGCGCTGCTCGGCGTGCTGGTCGTGTCGGTGCTCGCGGTGGGGGCCACCCTGCGCGCGGTCGGCGCGCTGGCCGGCGGCGTCGCGGTGCGTCCGCTGGTGCCGTTCTTCGTGCTCGGCGCCGGCTTCATGATTCTCGAAACCAAGGCGATCACGCAGTTTGCGCTGATCTGGGGTTCCACGTGGGTGGTGGCCTCGGCGACGATTGCGTCCGTCCTGGTCATGGCGGGCCTTGGCGCGTGGCTGGCCGGCCGGCTGCCCCGGATCAACCCGTGGGCGGTGGGCGTGCCGCTGCTGGCGCTGCTGGCGCTCGCGTACGCGCTGCCGATCGGCAGCATCGGCTTCGGGTCGCTGGCCGCCGAGACGGCCTTCTACTCGCTGCTGACGTTCAGCCCGGTGCTGCTCGCGGGGCTCCTGTTCAGCGGCAGCCTGAAGCAGGCCGACAACGTGGCGTTCGCCTACGGGGCCAACCTGCTCGGGGCGATGCTCGGCGGGGTGGGGGAGTACCTGGCCCTGATCACCGGTTACCGACTGCTGCTCGTCGCGATTGCGCTCTGCTACCTGACGGCGATCGTCCTGTACCCGCGGGAACGGCGCAGTCAGGCGTAGGCGTCGCGCTACACAGGTAGGGCCGGGTGTCCCACCCGGCCGCAATCAACAGGGCGCGGTCGGCGACCGCGCCCTACCCGGACGCTACGACAACAACACGGCGCGCGCCGGCGTGCCGTCGGCACCTTCCACCTTCAGCGGCAGCACCACGAACAGGTACTCGCCTGGCGCCGCCTTCGTCAGGTCGAGCCCCTCGACGATGAACACGTCGTTGCCGAGCAGGGCGCGGTGCGTCACCGGCTCCGGGGCGTGGAAGCCCTCCACGGAAAGGTAGTCCACGCCGACCGTCCGGACCCCGCACTCCACCAGGTACTGCGCCGCATCCTCGGCGATGTAGACGAACTCGGTGTTGAAGGGCGCGCCGCTCTCGAGCGTGCCGGAGTTGGTCGTCTTGCACAGCACGGCCTTCGCCCCCTCGATCTTCCCGACGAGGTCGGCCTTGGAGATGGCCGTCTGCACGTGCGTCAGGTCGAGCAGGCGCGCCGGGATGATCATCTGGTCGAGCGGAATCGACTCGACGGTCTGCGGGCTCATGCCGAAATGCCACGGCGCGTCGACGTGCGTGCCGGCGTGGCAGGACACGCGGTACATCGACACGTTGCAGACGTCGCCCTTGTCCATCCGCAGCAGCGGCGTGAACTCCCACACCTCCTGGCCGGGCCAGGGCGCCAGCCGCGGGCTCAGGGTGACCGTGACGTCGAGGGCCTTGCCCGATTGCACGTAGTCGTCGATCCAGGACATGGGGGGAATATAACGCTTAACGTTTAACGTTTAACGTTTAACGTTTGACGTTTGACGTTTGACGTTTGACGTTTGACGTTTGACGTTTGACGTTTGACGTTCGACGCCGAACGCCGAAGGGGCAGGGGCCGAAGCGCTGAAGGGCGCGAGGGCGACATGTGGACTGCCGACCGCCCACTGCCGACTGCCGTCAACGACCTGTCCGCCGAAGCCGCGGCGGAGGCGGAAGCCGTTGTATGCTTTGCCCCGAAATCGGACAATCACCGGCCGGCGGCGCGGGCGACCCGTGCGCGGCCATGAGGGTTGGTCACACGCAAGGGGCCTCGCGCATCGCCATGAACCAACGTCGTCTCTTCATCGCCAGCTGTGTCGCGCTCATCGCCACGGCCATGTCGTTTGCCATCCGTGGCGACATCCTGGGCCAGGTGCAGCAGGACCTGTCGCTCACCGACGTGCAGACCGGGTGGGTCGCCACGGCGGCGTTCTGGGGCTTCGGCCTGTCGATCCTGTTCGGCGGCCCGCTGTGCGACCTGCTCGGCATGGGCACGATCATGCGCCTGGCCGCGGCGGGCCACATCGTCGGCGCGTTGCTGACCGTGTTCTCGACCAACTTCACCACCTTCTTCCTCTCGACGGTGGTCGTGGGGGTCGCCAACGGCTTCGTCGAGGCCGCCATCAACCCGCTCATCGCGACGATCTACCCGCAGAACAAGACCGCCAAGCTCACGACGCTGCACGCCTGGTTCCCGGGCGGCATCGTCATCGGCGGGGTGCTGGCGTTCGCGATGACGCAGGCCGGGTTCGGCTGGAAGGCCAAGACGCTCACGCTGCTGATTCCGTCGGTGATCTACCTGGCGATGTTCATGGGACAGAAGTTCCCCGCGACCGAGCGCGAGGCGGCCGGTGTGCCGTTCGGCGACATGTTCAAGGACCTGGCGCGGCCCCTGTTCATCCTGGTGTGGTTCTGCATGATCCTCACCGCGGGCACCGAGCTGGGCGCCGGCAGCTGGATTCCCACCATCTTCAACCGCGTCACGCAGAGCGCCACGCAGGCCGGGATCCTGCAGGTGGTGTGGATCAACATGGTGATGTACCTGATGCGCCAGTTCGGTCACAACGTGTCGCACAAGATCGCGCCGACCGGGCTGATCGCGATGACGTCGATCGTGGCCGCCTTCGGGCTCTACATGTTCAGCCACGCGGCGACGGTCACGGCCGCCTTCCTGTGGGCCGGCGTGTTCGCCGTCGGCATCGCGTTCTGGTGGCCGACGATGATCGGCATCACGTCGGAGCGGTTCCCGCGCTCGGGCGCCCTCGGCATGGCGGTGATCGGCGCGACGGGGAGCTTCGCCACCGCCCTGTCCGGCCCCGTCATGGGCTGGCTGAGCGAGACCTACGGCACCGAGCAGGTGCTGCCCATCTGGTCGGCGCTGCCCATCCTGCTGGTCGCCATCTTCGGCGCCATCTACATGGTCGACAAGGGCAAGGGCGGATACAAGGCAGAGAAGATTTCCTGAAATGCCCGGAATGCCGGCAATGCCGGCAATGTGGAGGCCCTCGGGGGCCCCGACATTGTCGGCCGTTCTCGGCCTCGCAGCATTTCAGTAGAATGCCAGCGTGTCTCGCCTCGATTCGCTGACGTTCCCGATCGTCCAGATCTCGCTCGACCTCACCAACATCGACGAAGCCCTCGACACGGCGGCCATCGCCGTCGAGGCAGGGGTGGACTGGCTCGAAGCCGGCACGCCGCTGTTGCTGGCCGAGGGCCTGCACGCCGTCGAGAAGCTCCGGGCGAAGTTTCCCGACCACCCGATCGTGGCCGACCTCAAGACGATGGACGGTGGCTACCTCGAGGCCGAGATGATGGCCAAGGCCGGTGCCGACCTCGTGGTGGTGATGGGCCGTGCGCACGAGGCCACCATCCGTCGCGTCGTCGACGCGGCGCGCCACTACGGCATCAGGGTAATGGGCGACAACATGGTGGCCGAGGACCGCGTGAAGAACGCGCAGTGGCTCGAGTCGCTGGGGTGCGACTACATCATCCACCACATCGGGTTCGACGAGCGCGGCCTGATCAAGGGGCTCAGCCCGATGGACGAGCTCGACGCCATCGTCAACGCCGTCAACGTGCCGGTGCAGGCGGTGGGCGGCCTGACGATTCCGCAGGCCATCGAATGTCCCGCGCACGGGGCGCCGCTGGTCGTCCTCGGCGCGCCGCTGGTGATCGACGCCAACGAGTTCAAGACGTCGAGCAACGACCTGCACACCGTGCTGCGCGAGATCAGCACCGAGATCCGGAAGACCCCGCTGAAGAAGTGGAGCGCTGATGGCAAGCGCCTCCCGGAGGGCAAGTAGATGGGCGCGCTCCAACCCGCCGTCGTGCAGTTCGGCCTCGATCAACCGCTGCAGGTGGCGCTGCGGGAGGTGCCGATTCCCGAGATCGGGCCGACCGACGTCCTGCTCGCCGTCGGCGCCGCGTCGGTCTGCGGCTCCGACGTCCACCAGGCCTACCTGACGCACAGCTGGCCGGTGAACGCGCCGGTGACGCTCGGCCACGAGTTCGGCGGCGTCATCGCGCAGGTCGGCAGCGCCGTCAAGGCCTTCAAGGAAGGCGATCGCGTCGTCAGCGAGACGGCCGCCTACATCTGCGGCGAGTGCATGATGTGCCGCACCGGTCGCTACAATCTGTGCCCGACCCGCAAGGGGTTCGGCTACGGCATCGACGGCGCGATGGCCCAGTACGTCCGGGTGCCCGCCCGCTGCCTCCACCACATCCCCGACAGTCTGCCCTTCGACCTGGCGTGCCTGTCGGAGCCGCACGCGGTGGCGTACCAGTCGATGTGCGTCAACGCCGACATCAAGCCGGGCCAGCTGGTGGTGGTCCTCGGCCCCGGGCCGATCGGCCTGCTGTGCGCGAAGATGGCGGCGCTGAGCGGCGCGTACCCGCTCGTGGTCGCGGGCCGCGCGGCCGACCGGCAGCGCCTGCAGGTGGCGATGGAACTCGGCGCCACGCACGTGGTCGACGTCGACAACCAGTCGCTCGAGGAGGTCGTGCGCGGACTCGACCCGCTCGGCGCCGACGTGGTGTGCGACGCGTCGGGGGCCAGCCGGCCGCTCGATGCCGCCCTCCAGATGTGCAAGCCGGACGGGACGGTCGTGAAGGTGGGCTGGTCCCCGGACCTGGTGCCCATCAACCTCAATCCTCTGGTGCAGAAGGCCGTCAAGCTGCACGGCTCGTTCAGCCACAACTACCCGGTGTGGGAGCGCGTCATCGCGTTGTTGGCCGGCGGCCGGACCGGCGCCGACAAGGTGGTCGGCCTGCGCACCGGCCTCGAGCACTGGCATGAGGCGTTCGAGGGCATGCACAGCGGGCAGGTCATCAAGTCGGTGCTCCTGCCGCACGGTCCCGACGGCCCGCGACGGTAATCCTCGGCAGCACTCCGGGGGGCGGCCTCGCGCCGCCCCGTGTCACACTCCCCTCATGCGTGTCCGCCTTGCGAGTCTCGGGCTGGTCGCGGTGCTCGGCATCGCGCACCTCGGCGCGCAGCCGCCGGCCAGTCTCGCCGGCACGTGGCGCTACAACGCCGAGGCGAGTGACGTCGGCGGCACGGGCGACGGCGCGGACGACTCGGGGCCGATGACGCTCGGCGGCTTCGGGACGGCCGGACGTGCCCCGCTCGGGGGGTACGGCTCCACGGGCGTGATGACGCCCATGACGCCGGAGGCGCGCAAGCAGCGCGCCGACCTGGTGCGCGAACTGGTGCAGCCGTCGCGTCGCCTGACGATCACGCAGGACGCGGCCAGCATCTCGTTC from Luteitalea sp. TBR-22 includes:
- a CDS encoding deoxyhypusine synthase family protein — translated: MSGPISQFIDRHYRHFNAAALKDAADAYSAHLASGGSMLVTLAGAMSTAELGCSLAEMIRQGKVTGISCTGANLEEDVFNLVAHDFYERVPHYRDLTPADEQALLDRHMNRVTDTCIPEHEAMRRIESAVLERWVAHDQAGTRLFPHQFMYEILLSGVLKESYQIDPKDSWMMAAAERNLPMFVPGWEDSTLGNMYSGHCISGDVKNVHTVRTGIEYMMSLADWYQDLAPRSSIGFFQIGGGIAGDFPICVVPMLHQDLQRPEVPLWGYFCQISDSTTSYGSYSGAVPNEKITWGKLGIDTPKFIIESDATIVAPLMFARILGW
- a CDS encoding methyltransferase domain-containing protein, which translates into the protein MVAGDKRGAAWPLFLISFLVLFLEVALIRWMPAYIRLLAYFSNFILLASFLGIGVGCLLAPLRTNLMRWFPLLQAVLVIVVAVGRIDIAVPQTSESIYFSSGTTDAVVPVEGTWFLPLLCIGVAALFVTLAQRLGREMNAHPPLRAYLINLAGSLAGVIAFGTVSALQLPPVAWFGLGFLAAVPFLLEQPARWAWSGIVLLGVPLGVAHQLSGDTLWSPYYKITAHTQGKETVVEVNNIFHQSMAPVREKEYFYQWPYTVFGDTFEDVLVLGAGSGTDVASALQHGAKRVDAVEIDPVIVRLGRQYHPEGPYKDPRVTVVNDDARHYLRTAEKRYDLIVFALIDSLTLQSSFSAVRLESFMFTEEAFRAARERLKPGGVLVVYNYFREKWLVDRLANSARNVFGEEPKVHIHKEHGYLGVMIAGPGTHRIAQWPTPPEKVAAYNHPDVVSPGLPLDRDASIRPATDDWPFLYMREPHLPTHYAWALLGVLVVSVLAVGATLRAVGALAGGVAVRPLVPFFVLGAGFMILETKAITQFALIWGSTWVVASATIASVLVMAGLGAWLAGRLPRINPWAVGVPLLALLALAYALPIGSIGFGSLAAETAFYSLLTFSPVLLAGLLFSGSLKQADNVAFAYGANLLGAMLGGVGEYLALITGYRLLLVAIALCYLTAIVLYPRERRSQA
- a CDS encoding cyclase family protein translates to MSWIDDYVQSGKALDVTVTLSPRLAPWPGQEVWEFTPLLRMDKGDVCNVSMYRVSCHAGTHVDAPWHFGMSPQTVESIPLDQMIIPARLLDLTHVQTAISKADLVGKIEGAKAVLCKTTNSGTLESGAPFNTEFVYIAEDAAQYLVECGVRTVGVDYLSVEGFHAPEPVTHRALLGNDVFIVEGLDLTKAAPGEYLFVVLPLKVEGADGTPARAVLLS
- a CDS encoding sugar MFS transporter, which codes for MNQRRLFIASCVALIATAMSFAIRGDILGQVQQDLSLTDVQTGWVATAAFWGFGLSILFGGPLCDLLGMGTIMRLAAAGHIVGALLTVFSTNFTTFFLSTVVVGVANGFVEAAINPLIATIYPQNKTAKLTTLHAWFPGGIVIGGVLAFAMTQAGFGWKAKTLTLLIPSVIYLAMFMGQKFPATEREAAGVPFGDMFKDLARPLFILVWFCMILTAGTELGAGSWIPTIFNRVTQSATQAGILQVVWINMVMYLMRQFGHNVSHKIAPTGLIAMTSIVAAFGLYMFSHAATVTAAFLWAGVFAVGIAFWWPTMIGITSERFPRSGALGMAVIGATGSFATALSGPVMGWLSETYGTEQVLPIWSALPILLVAIFGAIYMVDKGKGGYKAEKIS
- a CDS encoding orotidine 5'-phosphate decarboxylase / HUMPS family protein, encoding MSRLDSLTFPIVQISLDLTNIDEALDTAAIAVEAGVDWLEAGTPLLLAEGLHAVEKLRAKFPDHPIVADLKTMDGGYLEAEMMAKAGADLVVVMGRAHEATIRRVVDAARHYGIRVMGDNMVAEDRVKNAQWLESLGCDYIIHHIGFDERGLIKGLSPMDELDAIVNAVNVPVQAVGGLTIPQAIECPAHGAPLVVLGAPLVIDANEFKTSSNDLHTVLREISTEIRKTPLKKWSADGKRLPEGK
- a CDS encoding zinc-binding dehydrogenase, whose protein sequence is MGALQPAVVQFGLDQPLQVALREVPIPEIGPTDVLLAVGAASVCGSDVHQAYLTHSWPVNAPVTLGHEFGGVIAQVGSAVKAFKEGDRVVSETAAYICGECMMCRTGRYNLCPTRKGFGYGIDGAMAQYVRVPARCLHHIPDSLPFDLACLSEPHAVAYQSMCVNADIKPGQLVVVLGPGPIGLLCAKMAALSGAYPLVVAGRAADRQRLQVAMELGATHVVDVDNQSLEEVVRGLDPLGADVVCDASGASRPLDAALQMCKPDGTVVKVGWSPDLVPINLNPLVQKAVKLHGSFSHNYPVWERVIALLAGGRTGADKVVGLRTGLEHWHEAFEGMHSGQVIKSVLLPHGPDGPRR